In Dryobates pubescens isolate bDryPub1 chromosome 6, bDryPub1.pri, whole genome shotgun sequence, a genomic segment contains:
- the GJE1 gene encoding putative gap junction epsilon-1 protein, whose amino-acid sequence MSPNYMRSFSEGCLRPPTVIGQFHTLFFGSVRMFFLGVLGFAVYGNEALHFSCDPDKREVNLFCYNQFRPITPQVFWALQLVIVLVPGAFFHLYAACKNIKQEDILQNVFYTGFYIFSVFLRIILEAVAFWLQIQLFGFKVNAIYMCDVGALEKKLNITRCMVPEHLEKTIFLIAMYTFTVITVILCVAEIFEISCRKLGILKSQ is encoded by the exons ATGTCCCCCAACTATATGCGGAGCTTCTCGGAGGGATGC CTCAGGCCACCAACGGTAATTGGCCAATTCCACACTCTTTTCTTTGGCTCGGTCCGCATGTTTTTCCTTGGCGttttgggttttgctgtttATGGAAATGAGGCCTTGCATTTCAGTTGTGACCCAGACAAGAGAGAGGTTAATCTTTTCTGTTACAACCAGTTCAGGCCTATAACTCCTCAG GTGTTCTGGGCGTTACAGCTGGTGATTGTACTGGTACCTGGAGCATTTTTTCACCTTTATGCTGCATGTAAGAACATCAAACAGGAAGATATCCTTCAAAATGTGTTCTACACTGGTTTTTACATCTTCTCTGTTTTCCTAAGGATTATCCTTGAAGCTGTGGCTTTCTGGCTTCAGATTCAGCTCTTTGGTTTCAAAGTGAATGCAATCTACATGTGTGATGTGGGAGCACTTGAAAAGAAGCTTAACATAACACGATGCATGGTGCCAGAGCACTTAGAAAAGACAATTTTTCTTATTGCAATGTACACATTTACTGTGATTACAGTGATCCTGTGTGTTGCTGAAATTTTTGAGATCTCATGTAGAAAACTAGGTATTTTAAAAAGTCAGTGA